From Pseudomonas sp. G.S.17, the proteins below share one genomic window:
- a CDS encoding oxygenase MpaB family protein has protein sequence MEFIRSRIETQVMSLTGLSLGQLDLENPKGDPGLFGPEAICWQVHGDFPSMLIGGISALMLQALHPLALAGVWDHSNFRQDMLGRLRRTGQFISGTTFGCTQDANWLIDKVRTIHLQVIGTAPDGRPYAASDPDLLTWVHVAEVSNFLAAHLRYLNPDLSLVDQDKYYNETALIAERLGARNVPRSSQEIADYLAGIRPQLMCDERSREVLRLLLAAPAPSLMAKPMGALMMQAGIELLPDWASAMLDLHQSALQRKMIRAAVKRSAPVLRWAVRNGSIHRARRRMGQ, from the coding sequence ATGGAATTCATCCGAAGTCGTATCGAAACCCAAGTCATGAGCCTCACTGGGCTGTCACTCGGCCAGCTGGATCTGGAAAACCCCAAGGGCGATCCCGGTTTGTTCGGGCCAGAAGCCATCTGCTGGCAAGTCCACGGTGACTTTCCCAGCATGTTGATCGGCGGTATCAGCGCCCTGATGTTGCAGGCGCTGCATCCGCTGGCCCTGGCCGGCGTCTGGGATCACTCCAACTTTCGTCAGGACATGCTCGGCCGTTTGCGGCGCACCGGACAATTCATCTCCGGCACCACCTTTGGCTGCACTCAGGACGCCAATTGGCTGATCGACAAAGTGCGTACCATTCATCTGCAAGTGATCGGTACTGCGCCCGACGGCCGGCCTTATGCCGCCAGCGATCCGGATTTGCTCACCTGGGTGCATGTCGCCGAGGTCAGCAATTTTCTCGCTGCGCATTTGCGCTACCTGAATCCGGACCTTTCCCTCGTGGATCAGGACAAGTACTACAACGAAACGGCGCTCATCGCTGAACGGCTCGGCGCGCGAAATGTGCCGCGTTCGTCGCAGGAAATCGCCGACTATCTTGCAGGCATCCGTCCGCAATTGATGTGCGACGAGCGCAGTCGGGAAGTCTTGCGTCTGTTGCTGGCGGCGCCCGCGCCCAGCCTGATGGCCAAACCCATGGGTGCGTTGATGATGCAGGCGGGTATCGAGCTGTTGCCTGACTGGGCCAGCGCGATGCTCGATCTGCATCAGTCCGCCTTGCAGCGCAAGATGATCCGCGCCGCCGTCAAACGCAGTGCTCCGGTATTGCGCTGGGCGGTGCGCAACGGCTCGATTCATCGCGCCCGGAGGCGTATGGGCCAGTAA
- the acs gene encoding acetate--CoA ligase, with the protein MFDISRYPQADAVRQAAQLNAADYQRMYRESVEQPDLFWAEQAKIFLDWSTPWNEVQRADLKTGEAQWFAGGKLNVSYNCIDRHLKQRGEQIAIIWEGDNPSESAEITYKKLHHNVARLANVLKSRGVKKGDRVCIYMPMIPEAAYAMLACTRIGAVHSVVFGGFSPDALRDRILDADCRTVITADEGVRGGKYVALKQNVDKALQSCPNVSTVLVVQRTEGDVDWVPDRDIWYHEAVRGMSDDCPPEPMDAEDPLFILYTSGSTGKPKGVLHTTGGYLLQVAMTHKYVFDYRDGEVFWCTADVGWVTGHSYIVYGPLANGATTLMFEGVPSYPDSSRFWQVIDKHQVNIFYTAPTALRALMREGLAPLQDTSRESLRLLGSVGEPINPEAWEWYFHHVGKERCPIVDTWWQTETGGILLTPLISASRIKPGCATQPMFGVQPVLLDDKGQEIQGAASGLLALKASWPGQIRSVYGDKQRMIDTYFKPYPGYYFTGDGARRDEDGDYWITGRVDDVINVSGHRIGTAEIESALVLHDSIAEAAVVGYPHDVKGMGIYAFVTPMNGVEPSEELRKELLAHVSSEIGSFAKPELIQWAPALPKTRSGKIMRRILRKIACNELDTLGDTSTLADPSVVQGLIDKRLNR; encoded by the coding sequence ATGTTCGATATCAGCAGATATCCCCAAGCCGATGCCGTGCGCCAGGCGGCGCAGCTGAACGCCGCCGACTATCAGCGCATGTACCGCGAGTCAGTGGAACAACCCGACCTGTTCTGGGCCGAACAAGCGAAAATCTTCCTCGACTGGTCCACGCCGTGGAACGAAGTGCAGCGTGCCGATCTCAAGACCGGCGAAGCCCAGTGGTTTGCAGGTGGCAAACTCAACGTCAGCTACAACTGCATCGACCGCCATCTCAAGCAGCGCGGCGAGCAGATAGCCATTATCTGGGAGGGCGACAATCCTTCTGAATCCGCTGAAATAACCTACAAAAAACTCCATCACAACGTCGCTCGCCTCGCCAATGTGCTGAAAAGCCGTGGCGTAAAAAAAGGCGATCGGGTGTGTATCTACATGCCGATGATTCCTGAAGCCGCCTACGCCATGCTCGCCTGCACGCGAATCGGCGCAGTGCATTCGGTGGTCTTCGGTGGTTTTTCGCCGGATGCCCTGCGCGACCGGATTCTCGATGCCGACTGCCGTACGGTGATTACCGCTGACGAAGGCGTGCGCGGCGGTAAATATGTGGCGCTCAAACAGAACGTCGACAAGGCACTGCAGAGTTGCCCGAATGTCAGCACAGTACTGGTGGTGCAACGCACTGAAGGCGATGTGGATTGGGTGCCGGACCGCGATATCTGGTATCACGAAGCCGTGCGCGGCATGAGCGATGACTGTCCGCCAGAACCAATGGACGCCGAAGATCCGCTGTTCATCCTCTACACCTCTGGCAGCACCGGCAAACCCAAAGGCGTCCTGCACACCACCGGTGGCTATTTGCTGCAGGTGGCGATGACCCACAAATACGTGTTCGATTACCGCGACGGCGAAGTCTTCTGGTGTACGGCGGATGTCGGCTGGGTGACTGGCCACAGTTACATCGTCTATGGCCCGCTGGCGAATGGCGCGACGACCCTGATGTTCGAAGGCGTGCCCAGCTACCCGGACAGCTCGCGCTTCTGGCAAGTGATCGACAAGCATCAGGTGAATATTTTCTACACCGCGCCCACCGCGTTGCGCGCGTTGATGCGTGAAGGGCTCGCCCCCTTGCAGGACACCTCCCGGGAAAGCCTGCGTTTACTTGGCAGCGTCGGTGAGCCGATCAACCCGGAAGCGTGGGAATGGTATTTCCATCACGTAGGCAAAGAGCGCTGTCCGATTGTCGATACCTGGTGGCAGACCGAAACCGGCGGCATTCTGCTGACCCCGCTGATCAGCGCCAGCCGGATCAAACCGGGCTGCGCCACGCAACCGATGTTCGGCGTGCAACCGGTCTTGCTCGACGACAAGGGTCAGGAAATCCAGGGTGCGGCCAGTGGCCTGCTGGCGCTCAAGGCCAGTTGGCCTGGGCAGATTCGCAGCGTGTACGGCGACAAGCAGCGCATGATCGATACCTACTTCAAGCCATATCCCGGTTATTACTTCACCGGGGACGGCGCGCGTCGCGACGAGGACGGCGATTACTGGATCACCGGGCGCGTGGATGACGTCATCAACGTTTCCGGCCATCGGATCGGAACCGCCGAAATCGAAAGCGCCCTGGTGCTGCACGACAGTATTGCCGAGGCGGCCGTCGTCGGTTATCCACACGACGTCAAAGGCATGGGCATCTACGCCTTTGTCACGCCGATGAATGGTGTCGAACCCAGCGAGGAGTTGCGCAAAGAGCTGCTTGCCCATGTCAGCTCGGAAATCGGCAGTTTCGCCAAGCCCGAGCTGATCCAATGGGCGCCAGCACTGCCCAAGACGCGCTCGGGGAAAATCATGCGGCGCATTCTGCGCAAGATTGCCTGCAATGAACTGGACACTTTGGGCGACACCTCCACCCTCGCCGACCCAAGCGTGGTGCAAGGGCTGATCGACAAACGCTTGAATCGTTGA
- the pgi gene encoding glucose-6-phosphate isomerase yields MAYYRTPSDVTSLPAWQALNQHREAMQDFSMREAFNENPQRFSEFTLSSCGLFLDYSKNLITSETRDLLVSLANEVGLKEAIKAQYDGELVNASEGRPALHTALRRPVGDKLQVNGVNVMPEVHKVLNQMTDLVGRIHDGLWRGYTEKPITDVVNIGIGGSFLGPELVSEALLSYAQKGVRCHYLANIDGSEFHELTLKLRAETTLFIVSSKTFTTLETLKNATAARAWYLAQGGSEAELYRHFIAVSSNNAAAVAFGIREENIFPMWDWVGGRYSLWSAIGLPIALAIGMSNFKELLSGAYSMDQHFLTASFEQNMPVLLALLGVWYGNFWGAQSHAILPYDHYLRNITKHLQQLDMESNGKSVRQDGTPVSTDTGPVIWGGVGANGQHAYHQLLHQGTQMIPADFIVPIVSFNPVADHHQWLYANCLSQSQALMMGKTRSEAEAELRDKGMAEGDVQKLAPHKVIPGNRPSNTLVLERISPRRLGALVAMYEHKVFVQSVIWGTNAFDQWGVELGKEMGKAVYQRLTGGTDEPADDASTQGLINYFRGRHRG; encoded by the coding sequence TCCGACGTGACCAGCCTGCCCGCTTGGCAGGCACTCAATCAACACCGCGAAGCCATGCAGGATTTCAGCATGCGCGAAGCGTTCAACGAAAACCCGCAGCGTTTCAGCGAGTTCACCCTGAGCAGTTGTGGTCTGTTTCTCGATTACTCGAAAAACCTGATCACCAGTGAAACCCGCGACTTGCTGGTGAGCCTGGCCAATGAAGTCGGCCTCAAGGAAGCTATCAAGGCGCAATACGATGGCGAGCTGGTCAACGCTTCCGAAGGTCGCCCGGCGCTGCATACCGCGCTGCGTCGTCCGGTTGGCGACAAGCTGCAGGTCAACGGCGTCAACGTGATGCCTGAAGTTCACAAAGTGCTCAACCAGATGACTGATCTGGTCGGCCGCATTCACGACGGTCTGTGGCGCGGCTACACCGAGAAGCCAATCACCGACGTGGTGAACATCGGCATCGGTGGTTCGTTCCTCGGCCCGGAGCTGGTGTCCGAAGCGCTGTTGTCCTACGCGCAAAAAGGCGTTCGCTGTCATTACCTGGCGAACATCGACGGCAGTGAATTCCACGAACTGACCTTGAAACTGCGTGCTGAAACGACGCTGTTCATCGTTTCGTCGAAGACCTTCACCACCCTGGAAACCCTCAAGAACGCGACCGCCGCCCGTGCCTGGTATCTGGCGCAAGGCGGTTCCGAGGCCGAGCTGTATCGTCACTTCATCGCGGTGTCGAGCAACAATGCCGCTGCCGTGGCGTTCGGCATCCGTGAAGAAAACATCTTCCCGATGTGGGACTGGGTCGGCGGTCGTTATTCGCTATGGTCGGCTATCGGCCTGCCGATCGCGCTGGCCATCGGCATGTCCAACTTCAAGGAACTGTTATCCGGCGCGTATTCGATGGACCAACACTTCCTGACCGCGTCGTTCGAACAGAACATGCCGGTGCTGTTGGCGCTGCTGGGTGTCTGGTACGGCAATTTCTGGGGCGCGCAAAGCCACGCGATCCTGCCTTACGACCACTACCTGCGCAACATCACCAAACACTTGCAACAGCTGGACATGGAATCCAACGGCAAGAGCGTGCGCCAGGATGGCACGCCGGTTTCCACCGACACCGGCCCGGTCATCTGGGGCGGCGTAGGCGCCAACGGTCAGCATGCTTATCACCAGTTGCTGCACCAGGGCACGCAGATGATTCCGGCGGACTTCATCGTGCCGATTGTCAGCTTCAACCCGGTCGCCGATCACCACCAATGGCTGTACGCCAACTGCCTGTCGCAAAGCCAGGCCTTGATGATGGGCAAGACCCGCAGCGAAGCCGAAGCTGAACTGCGTGACAAGGGCATGGCCGAAGGCGACGTGCAAAAGCTCGCGCCACACAAAGTCATCCCCGGCAACCGTCCGAGCAACACCCTGGTGCTCGAACGCATCAGCCCCCGTCGTCTCGGCGCACTGGTGGCAATGTACGAACACAAGGTCTTCGTGCAAAGCGTGATATGGGGCACCAACGCCTTCGATCAGTGGGGCGTGGAGCTGGGCAAGGAAATGGGCAAGGCGGTTTACCAGCGCCTGACCGGCGGCACCGACGAGCCGGCTGACGACGCGTCGACCCAAGGCTTGATCAATTATTTCCGTGGTCGTCACCGCGGCTGA